A single Drosophila miranda strain MSH22 chromosome XR, D.miranda_PacBio2.1, whole genome shotgun sequence DNA region contains:
- the LOC108150789 gene encoding uncharacterized protein LOC108150789 isoform X1, translating to MFNKTILVALILCAACYLSAIQARPQLDVAQPVIAGVAQGATGGALTQPITGLTKIATGGAGGGLPGLPSLPGVPALG from the exons ATGTTCAACAAAACGATCTTGGTGGCCCTCATCCTGTGCG CAGCCTGCTACCTCAGCGCTATTCAAGCCCGTCCTCAATTGGATGTAGCCCAGCCAGTCATAGCTGGAGTCGCTCAAGGAGCCACCGGCGGAGCACTTACCCAACCTATTACCGGCCTGACAAAGATAGCTACTGGTGGTGCCGGTGGTGGCCTGCCTGGACTCCCCTCTCTCCCTGGAGTCCCTGCACTTGGATGA
- the LOC108150931 gene encoding uncharacterized protein LOC108150931: MSGQVVVTLVAALCVLLPMAWCMPSQISRQEATTTTSARREIIKDFVARVQALIIELMEKLKALSALG, encoded by the exons ATGTCAGGCCAAGTAGTAGTTACTCTCGTTGCTGCGCTCTGTG TGCTTTTGCCGATGGCCTGGTGCATGCCCAGCCAGATATCGCGGCAGGAGGCTACGACAACAACATCGGCACGTCGCGAGATCATCAAAGACTTTGTGGCACGAGTGCAGGCCCTGATAATCGAATTAATGGAGAAACTTAAGGCGCTCAGTGCCCTTGGATAG
- the LOC108165518 gene encoding cilia- and flagella-associated protein 251: MLKFGQKLMLLLVAFLALQTVHGWLVKLPKLESLVEKLEEKKEKELSWLEGKKEKELLKKLDFLNLFSAKEEAKKEKKEDEWEKFKQWWEEKKEKELSFFETKKESKLDKLAKKASKKTNRKPRPCCYGYPEEEEQTTLGYPEEEEEEETEPYPESEEATERPCKKSYGNSKQPVYVPTSYDVRDDSAEGIRYFT, translated from the exons ATGCTTAAATTTGGCCAAAaactgatgctgctgctggtggcctTCTTGG CGCTACAGACCGTCCATGGATGGCTGGTGAAGCTGCCGAAGCTGGAGAGTCTCGTCGAAAAGCTGGAGgagaagaaggagaaggaaCTAAGCTGGCTGGAAGGCAAAAAGGAGAAGGAGCTGCTGAAGAAGCTTGATTTCCTCAATTTGTTCAGCGCCAAGGAGGAGGCcaagaaggagaagaaggaGGACGAGTGGGAGAAGTTCAAGCAGTGGTGGGAGGAGAAGAAAGAGAAGGAGCTCAGCTTCTTCGAGACTAAGAAAGAGAGCAAGCTGGACAAGCTGGCAAAGAAGGCCAGCAAAAAGACCAATCGAAAACCGAGACCCTGTTGCTACGGCTACCCTGAAGAAGAGGAGCAGACCACTCTGGGCTATCccgaagaggaggaggaggaggaaacaGAGCCCTACCCAGAGTCCGAGGAGGCGACTGAAAGGCCCTGCAAGAAGAGCTATGGCAACAGTAAGCAGCCCGTATACGTACCAACCAGCTACGATGTGAGGGATGACTCCGCCGAAGGCATACGATACTTCACCTGA
- the LOC108150789 gene encoding uncharacterized protein LOC108150789 isoform X2, protein MGIKAVAFLSQISSITSFGLNMFNKTILVALILCACYLSAIQARPQLDVAQPVIAGVAQGATGGALTQPITGLTKIATGGAGGGLPGLPSLPGVPALG, encoded by the exons ATGGGTATAAAAGCAGTTGCTTTTCTTTCACAAATCAGTTCGATAACTTCATTCGGTCTAAACATGTTCAACAAAACGATCTTGGTGGCCCTCATCCTGTGCG CCTGCTACCTCAGCGCTATTCAAGCCCGTCCTCAATTGGATGTAGCCCAGCCAGTCATAGCTGGAGTCGCTCAAGGAGCCACCGGCGGAGCACTTACCCAACCTATTACCGGCCTGACAAAGATAGCTACTGGTGGTGCCGGTGGTGGCCTGCCTGGACTCCCCTCTCTCCCTGGAGTCCCTGCACTTGGATGA
- the LOC108153775 gene encoding cell wall protein DAN4, producing the protein MRRAGQDVISESKKHYTPRHTRETAVAAAEASIPNRRLIKETESCSARIVFNQTLTMPATRKHLITLVVVTTLACQLCAAQNSTFLATIVSSNNTLQTTNGTRHNETITINISEVIAAAEAEGDTVTTTVDPTTATTEPATSTETSDTSSTTTLTSSTSTTQAPPSAPTTEESSTASALTTTSSTVNDTSTTSTTPPTQDTTITNTPDTTTTVPDTATTIQDSATTTLTSTTTEPVIPTTTQPSITTEASKITDSTSAADSTTRTDTTSTSDATSTTDTTSSISTTPLAYTVYTMEPYPGIVYGKTNSFGIQPRRLRKGRRGGRKGRKSRRRTTTTEGPGETTTSTTTTTTAISTDLSEDYDDGLANSVLEPQLGLPLDLGNIHNVHISQ; encoded by the exons ATGAGAAGAGCTGGCCAAGACGTCATCAGCGAGAGCAAGA AGCACTACACCCCAAGACACACACGAGAgacagcagtagcagcagcagaagcctCCATCCCGAACCGCAGGCTAATTAAGGAAACGGAGAGCTGTTCGGCGAGAATAGTCTTCAATCAAACGCTCACGATGCCGGCGACACGTAAACATTTAATTACTCTCGTTGTGGTGACAACCTTAG CCTGCCAGCTATGTGCCGCCCAGAACTCCACGTTCCTGGCCACCATTGTCAGCTCCAACAACACGCTGCAGACGACGAATGGGACGCGCCACAACGAGACGATCACGATCAATATTAGCGAGGTGATTGCCGCCGCTGAGGCGGAAGGCGACACGGTGACCACCACAGTAGACCCCACCACGGCAACCACGGAGCCTGCTACCAGCACCGAAACATCTGACACGtcatcaacaacaacactTACATCATCCACATCCACCACACAAGCACCACCATCTGCCCCAACCACCGAAGAATCATCCACAGCTTCAGCACTGACTACAACGTCGAGCACTGTAAATGATACTTCAACCACTTCAACCACACCGCCAACACAAGACACAACAATAACAAACACACCAGACACAACAACCACTGTACCGGACACAGCTACGACCATACAAGACTCAGCCACCACCACTCTGACAAGCACAACCACTGAACCAGTCataccaacaacaacacaaccaTCTATAACCACAGAAGCATCAAAAATTACAGATTCAACGAGTGCCGCAGATTCTACGACTAGAACAGATACAACGAGTACCAGTGATGCAACGAGTACCACCGATACAACGAGTTCAATTAGCACCACGCCGCTGGCCTACACCGTGTACACAATGGAACCCTACCCTGGCATTGTCTATGGCAAGACGAACTCGTTCGGAATACAGCCGCGTAGGCTCCGCAAGGGTCGTCGCGGTGGCCGCAAAGGTAGGAAGTCGCGTCGTCGCACAACCACAACTGAAGGGCCAGGAGAGACCACCACTAGCACCACAACAACCACCACAGCAATCAGCACTGATCTGAGCGAGGACTACGATGATGGTTTAGCCAATAGCGTGCTGGAACCACAGCTCGGTCTGCCCCTCGATCTGGGCAACATCCACAATGTGCACATTTCCCAATAG